A region from the Achromobacter seleniivolatilans genome encodes:
- a CDS encoding branched-chain amino acid ABC transporter permease — MIRRLLSGDPPRSTVLAVLLVLIVAALAAAPFLFPGPKSLAVAAKILVFVILVASYDLLLGYTGIVSFAHTMFFGIGAYGVAIASVRLEPGWTAVFSGVAGGLAVSLAFALLIGLASLRVRAIFYAMITLAVAAAFQTLVSQLSDLTGGEDGLNFKVPQMLRPAFRPLSEPLFGVTIDGRIITYYLIAAVSVVLFLMLLRIVNSPFGRVLQAIRENPFRAEAIGYRTVLYRSLSNLLAAAFATLAGAMYALWLRYNGPDTSLSFEIMLNILLMLVIGGMGTMYGAVVGASLFVFAQSYLQDGLHVIHDAVADVAPLALLFEPDRWLLWLGILFVVSVYYFPSGIAGQLRERARGR; from the coding sequence ATGATCCGACGATTGCTCTCCGGCGATCCGCCACGCAGTACCGTACTTGCCGTCTTGCTTGTTCTGATCGTTGCCGCTTTGGCTGCGGCGCCCTTTCTCTTTCCCGGCCCCAAGTCGCTGGCTGTCGCGGCCAAGATTCTGGTATTCGTGATTCTTGTCGCCAGCTACGACCTGCTGCTGGGCTATACCGGCATCGTGAGCTTTGCGCACACCATGTTCTTCGGTATTGGCGCGTACGGCGTGGCGATCGCCAGCGTGCGGTTGGAGCCAGGCTGGACAGCCGTGTTCTCAGGAGTGGCGGGAGGGCTTGCCGTGTCACTGGCCTTCGCCTTGTTGATCGGGTTGGCCAGCCTGCGGGTACGCGCCATCTTCTACGCCATGATCACGCTGGCGGTGGCTGCCGCATTCCAGACGCTGGTATCGCAGCTGTCGGATCTGACGGGCGGCGAAGACGGCCTGAATTTCAAGGTGCCGCAAATGTTGCGTCCGGCATTCCGGCCCTTGTCGGAGCCGTTGTTCGGCGTCACGATCGACGGGCGCATCATCACGTATTACTTGATCGCGGCAGTCAGTGTCGTGTTGTTCCTTATGCTGCTGCGCATCGTGAATTCTCCGTTTGGCCGCGTGCTGCAGGCCATCCGCGAAAATCCCTTCCGCGCCGAAGCCATCGGTTATCGGACCGTGCTGTATCGCAGCCTGTCCAATTTGCTGGCCGCCGCCTTCGCAACCTTGGCTGGCGCTATGTATGCGTTATGGCTGCGCTACAACGGCCCCGATACCTCTTTGTCTTTCGAGATCATGCTCAACATCCTGTTGATGCTGGTGATCGGCGGCATGGGAACCATGTACGGCGCAGTTGTGGGCGCAAGCCTGTTTGTGTTCGCGCAGAGTTATCTGCAAGACGGCTTGCATGTGATCCATGACGCCGTGGCAGACGTCGCGCCGCTCGCGCTATTGTTTGAACCAGACCGCTGGCTGTTGTGGCTCGGGATCTTGTTTGTGGTGTCGGTGTACTACTTCCCTAGCGGGATCGCGGGACAGTTGCGAGAACGAGCGCGGGGACGTTAG
- a CDS encoding branched-chain amino acid ABC transporter permease — MNAINTDTPLPRTRADLRPIVLVLALAALALPLVGSFSTWVTLTFAGLAMGMIIFIVASGMTLVFGLMDVLNFGHGLFIAIGAYMAATVLGSMADWTQSGSLWLNVGAVLPAMIVGMLVAGAVGLAFERVIVRPVYGQHLKQILITMGGMIIGEEIIKMLWGPQTLTLPLPEAMRGAFLVGDAAIEKFRVVALVVGLLVLGGMLWLLNRTKLGLLIRAGVEDREMVESLGYRIRHLFIGVFVAGSMLAGLGGVLWGMYQQSIVPQLGAQVNVLIFIVIMIGGLGSTVGCLIGALLVGLMANYTGFLLPKAALFSNIALMVAILLWRPQGVYPVTNR; from the coding sequence CGCTGGCAGCATTGGCGTTGCCCCTGGTCGGCTCATTTTCTACCTGGGTCACGCTGACCTTCGCCGGTTTGGCGATGGGCATGATCATTTTCATTGTCGCCTCGGGCATGACGCTCGTCTTCGGGCTGATGGATGTTCTGAATTTCGGACACGGCCTGTTCATCGCCATCGGCGCGTATATGGCCGCCACTGTGCTCGGCTCCATGGCGGACTGGACGCAGTCCGGCAGCCTGTGGCTGAACGTGGGCGCCGTGCTGCCCGCCATGATTGTCGGCATGTTGGTAGCTGGCGCGGTGGGGCTCGCGTTCGAACGAGTGATTGTGCGCCCTGTCTACGGACAACACTTGAAGCAGATCCTGATCACGATGGGCGGCATGATCATCGGCGAAGAGATCATCAAGATGTTGTGGGGTCCGCAGACTCTTACGCTGCCTTTGCCCGAAGCGATGCGCGGCGCGTTCCTCGTGGGTGACGCGGCGATCGAGAAGTTCAGAGTCGTGGCGCTGGTCGTGGGTTTGCTGGTTCTGGGCGGCATGCTGTGGCTGCTGAACCGCACCAAACTCGGTCTGCTGATCCGCGCTGGCGTCGAAGACCGCGAGATGGTGGAGAGCTTGGGCTATCGCATCCGCCACCTCTTTATTGGCGTGTTTGTGGCCGGCTCAATGCTGGCCGGGCTGGGCGGCGTGCTTTGGGGCATGTATCAACAGTCGATCGTGCCGCAACTGGGCGCGCAGGTGAACGTGCTGATCTTCATCGTCATCATGATTGGAGGTCTGGGTTCCACCGTGGGGTGCCTGATTGGTGCGTTGCTGGTCGGTCTGATGGCCAACTACACCGGTTTTCTGCTGCCTAAGGCCGCCCTGTTTTCCAACATTGCGCTGATGGTTGCCATTCTGTTGTGGCGTCCGCAGGGCGTGTATCCGGTCACGAATCGCTAG